A section of the Girardinichthys multiradiatus isolate DD_20200921_A chromosome 5, DD_fGirMul_XY1, whole genome shotgun sequence genome encodes:
- the coro2aa gene encoding coronin-2A isoform X2 — MTWRPQYRSSKFRHVFGKAATKENCYDGVPITRSVQDNHFCAVNPRFVAIITECAGGGAFLVLSVHHTGKVDPHHPRVSGHRGNVLDIKWNPFNDFCIASCSEDTTVKVWEIPPHGVLKNLTVPWKELQGHSRRVGIIEWHPTANNILFSTAYDYQVMIWNLDSTEQVIKNPIRTIKHHTDVVLSMSFNTDGSLLATTCRDRKVRLMEARSGNVLQEANCKTHKASKVLILGNMKMLFTSGTSRYNDRQIALWDQDDLSVPLLLENLDGSSGVLFPFYDADTHMLYLAGKGDGNIRYYEISSEKPYIHYLTEYRSHSPQKGMGVMPKRGLDVSSCEVFRFYKVVTVKSLIEPLSMIVPRRSESYQEDIYPMTAGNRPALTAEEWLSGLEKGPVLMSLKPGSELTEPLSEMKGLANSQDTRRFQSRPGMLQLSYIQDQLEATKEASDRAEDDRSRTPVSNGDDLVLCSPPRTENELRLKFLKQQEEIRRLRELLNQRDVRVKQLELEIKNIKNSQTQS; from the exons ATGACATGGCGTCCTCAGTACCGCAGCTCAAAGTTTCGGCACGTGTTCGGGAAAGCTGCCACTAAGGAGAACTGCTACGATGGTGTGCCGATCACGCGCAGCGTCCAGGACAACCACTTCTGCGCTGTCAACCCTCGTTTTGTCGCCATCATCACAGAGTGTGCCGGGGGAGGGGCCTTCCTGGTGTTGTCGGTCCATCAT acagGTAAAGTGGACCCTCACCACCCTCGAGTGTCGGGCCACAGAGGAAACGTTCTAGACATCAAATGGAATCCCTTCAATGATTTCTGCATCGCTTCTTGCTCCGAGGACACTACG GTGAAAGTGTGGGAAATCCCACCTCATGGCGTGCTGAAGAACCTTACGGTGCCGTGGAAAGAGCTGCAGGGTCACAGCCGCAGAGTGGGCATCATCGAGTGGCATCCAACGGCTAACAATATCCTCTTCAGCACCGCCTACGACTACCAG GTCATGATCTGGAACCTGGACTCTACAGAGCAGGTGATAAAGAACCCCATCCGCACCATCAAGCACCACACCGATGTGGTCCTTTCCATGTCTTTTAACACGGATGGGAGCCTCCTggccaccacctgcagggacAGGAAGGTCCGGCTGATGGAAGCACGCTCAGGAAATGTGCTGCAG GAAGCAAACTGCAAGACGCACAAAGCCAGCAAGGTGCTAATCCTAGGAAACATGAAGATGCTCTTCACGTCCGGCACTTCACGCTACAACGATCGACAGATAGCTCTGTGGGATCAG GATGACCTGTCGGTGCCTTTGTTGCTGGAGAACCTGGACGGTTCCTCAGGGGTTCTGTTCCCATTCTACGATGCTGACACACACATGCTCTACCTTGCTGGGAAG gGGGATGGAAACATCAGATACTATGAGATCAGCTCAGAAAAACCCTACATCCACTACCTGACAGAGTACCGCTCACACTCACCTCAGAAAGGAATGG GTGTAATGCCGAAAAGAGGCCTGGATGTCAGTTCATGTGAGGTTTTCCGGTTCTACAAAGTGGTGACAGTCAAGAGTCTCATTGAGCCTCTTTCTATGATCGTACCCCGAAGG TCCGAGTCGTACCAAGAAGACATCTATCCAATGACGGCAGGTAACAGACCAGCGCTGACTGCAGAGGAGTGGCTCAGTGGGCTTGAGAAAG GACCCGTTCTCATGTCTCTGAAGCCTGGAAGTGAACTAACGGAGCCTTTGTCAGAGATGAAGGGGCTTGCAAACTCCCAGGACACTCGCAGGTTTCAGAGCAGACCGGGCATGCTGCAGCTCTCATACATTCAGGATCAACTGGAAGCCACCAAAGAAGCGAGCGACCGGGCCGAGGACGACAGGAGTCGAACGCCTGTGAGCAACGGGGACGACCTGGTGCTTTGCTCACCTCCGAGGACAGAAAATGAG ctgcGTCTGAAGTTCCTCAAGCAGCAGGAGGAGATCCGACGGCTGAGAGAGCTCCTCAACCAAAGGGACGTGCGCGTCAAACAGCTCGAGCTGGAAATTAAGAACATCAAGAACTCCCAGACACAGAGCTAA
- the coro2aa gene encoding coronin-2A isoform X1 has protein sequence MTVLKMTWRPQYRSSKFRHVFGKAATKENCYDGVPITRSVQDNHFCAVNPRFVAIITECAGGGAFLVLSVHHTGKVDPHHPRVSGHRGNVLDIKWNPFNDFCIASCSEDTTVKVWEIPPHGVLKNLTVPWKELQGHSRRVGIIEWHPTANNILFSTAYDYQVMIWNLDSTEQVIKNPIRTIKHHTDVVLSMSFNTDGSLLATTCRDRKVRLMEARSGNVLQEANCKTHKASKVLILGNMKMLFTSGTSRYNDRQIALWDQDDLSVPLLLENLDGSSGVLFPFYDADTHMLYLAGKGDGNIRYYEISSEKPYIHYLTEYRSHSPQKGMGVMPKRGLDVSSCEVFRFYKVVTVKSLIEPLSMIVPRRSESYQEDIYPMTAGNRPALTAEEWLSGLEKGPVLMSLKPGSELTEPLSEMKGLANSQDTRRFQSRPGMLQLSYIQDQLEATKEASDRAEDDRSRTPVSNGDDLVLCSPPRTENELRLKFLKQQEEIRRLRELLNQRDVRVKQLELEIKNIKNSQTQS, from the exons ATGACATGGCGTCCTCAGTACCGCAGCTCAAAGTTTCGGCACGTGTTCGGGAAAGCTGCCACTAAGGAGAACTGCTACGATGGTGTGCCGATCACGCGCAGCGTCCAGGACAACCACTTCTGCGCTGTCAACCCTCGTTTTGTCGCCATCATCACAGAGTGTGCCGGGGGAGGGGCCTTCCTGGTGTTGTCGGTCCATCAT acagGTAAAGTGGACCCTCACCACCCTCGAGTGTCGGGCCACAGAGGAAACGTTCTAGACATCAAATGGAATCCCTTCAATGATTTCTGCATCGCTTCTTGCTCCGAGGACACTACG GTGAAAGTGTGGGAAATCCCACCTCATGGCGTGCTGAAGAACCTTACGGTGCCGTGGAAAGAGCTGCAGGGTCACAGCCGCAGAGTGGGCATCATCGAGTGGCATCCAACGGCTAACAATATCCTCTTCAGCACCGCCTACGACTACCAG GTCATGATCTGGAACCTGGACTCTACAGAGCAGGTGATAAAGAACCCCATCCGCACCATCAAGCACCACACCGATGTGGTCCTTTCCATGTCTTTTAACACGGATGGGAGCCTCCTggccaccacctgcagggacAGGAAGGTCCGGCTGATGGAAGCACGCTCAGGAAATGTGCTGCAG GAAGCAAACTGCAAGACGCACAAAGCCAGCAAGGTGCTAATCCTAGGAAACATGAAGATGCTCTTCACGTCCGGCACTTCACGCTACAACGATCGACAGATAGCTCTGTGGGATCAG GATGACCTGTCGGTGCCTTTGTTGCTGGAGAACCTGGACGGTTCCTCAGGGGTTCTGTTCCCATTCTACGATGCTGACACACACATGCTCTACCTTGCTGGGAAG gGGGATGGAAACATCAGATACTATGAGATCAGCTCAGAAAAACCCTACATCCACTACCTGACAGAGTACCGCTCACACTCACCTCAGAAAGGAATGG GTGTAATGCCGAAAAGAGGCCTGGATGTCAGTTCATGTGAGGTTTTCCGGTTCTACAAAGTGGTGACAGTCAAGAGTCTCATTGAGCCTCTTTCTATGATCGTACCCCGAAGG TCCGAGTCGTACCAAGAAGACATCTATCCAATGACGGCAGGTAACAGACCAGCGCTGACTGCAGAGGAGTGGCTCAGTGGGCTTGAGAAAG GACCCGTTCTCATGTCTCTGAAGCCTGGAAGTGAACTAACGGAGCCTTTGTCAGAGATGAAGGGGCTTGCAAACTCCCAGGACACTCGCAGGTTTCAGAGCAGACCGGGCATGCTGCAGCTCTCATACATTCAGGATCAACTGGAAGCCACCAAAGAAGCGAGCGACCGGGCCGAGGACGACAGGAGTCGAACGCCTGTGAGCAACGGGGACGACCTGGTGCTTTGCTCACCTCCGAGGACAGAAAATGAG ctgcGTCTGAAGTTCCTCAAGCAGCAGGAGGAGATCCGACGGCTGAGAGAGCTCCTCAACCAAAGGGACGTGCGCGTCAAACAGCTCGAGCTGGAAATTAAGAACATCAAGAACTCCCAGACACAGAGCTAA